The genomic region GCATAAGAGCAAGGTAGTGGAGGGTTTTCGGGCAAGTACGGCGTTGACAAGCTGGTCCACTACGAAGCGCACGGCTGCGCAGAGACCGCAATCGTGCGGGAGAAGCAGCTGAAGAAGTGGCGCGGCGCCTGGAAGATGACAGATTGCGTCCCTTTCGGCCATGGGCCTCGGCCTGACAGTACACAGTACTGTCAGACTGGTGAGGATTCCCGGTCGGCTGCACGTTACCCACAGATTTGTCGCACACCCGTACAGCAACGGCGCATGTGCGCCGCTTTCCGGCTCCGGTCGTCGCCTGCTACGAAACTGATTACTCCGCTACCCGCCGGGTCAAGCGCCGGACCGCGACGTCGCCGAGAAACAGCGCCATGACGAGCGGGACAAGCACATCGTCAAGGCCGCGGGCCAGTTGGCGGGTGCCCGCGTGGCGGGCCACCAGCTCGCGCACTGGTGCATTGAGCTGCCCGCCGGTGGACGCGCTCAGCCGTGCCAGCAACGCGGTGTCGGCGTTGGGGGCGAAGCGCTCCTCCGGCACCTGCTCGTCTTCGCCCGGAACCGTCACCACCACGGTGCGCTGGTTCACATCGCGTTCGCTGCGGCGCTTGACGATGGTGAGGGCGTAGCGCCCGGCGGCGAGGCCGGGCAGGCGTGCGGCAAACTCACGCGGCTCACTGGCGGCCAAGGCCAGGTCCACCGTCTGTTCCTCGCTCAGGTGCAGCCGCGCCCACAAGCTGCCGTCGAAGGAGCCGTCAAAGGTGCGCACCACCAGCTCGAGCTGGCCGTCGCGGCGGTGCACTGCCGCAGCATAGTCCCAAGGGGTTTCGTCTCGGGCAGTCCAGTGCACCACTTGCGACCACAGCTTGCCAAAGCCCGGCCAGCCCACCCAGGTCTCGGCGTCGTCGCCCAGGCCGGCGGTGAATGCCACCACCCGCCCGAGCCCGTACTGCCACACGGCTAACAGCGGGTCGGTACGATCGCGAGCGGTCACAGCCAATACCGCCTCCGCGCCCGGCTTGATCCGGCTGTAGGCATACCCGCTCAGCGGCGGCATTTGCTGCGGCTCGAGGCCGCGCAGCAGCTGACTCGGCGAGCCCAGCTGCGCCAGGAATTGTTGCTCCTGACGCGGCGCCTGTACCAGCCGCTGCGAGGTGTCACGCAGCATCAGTTCGGGCAGAGTCTCCGCGTCTTGCACGTGGTAGAACTGGCCGCCGGTCTGCGCCGAGATGTCGTGCAGGAGCGTCAGGTTGACAGTGTCGGCGCCGATGCGAATGGTGGTGACGCTGATGGCGGCCTGGCCGAGCGCAGCGATGAGCGGATAGTGATCGGCCGCCGCCCGGTTTGTATCACCATCAGTGAGTAGAATAACGTGGCGTGTTCCGACCGCGGTGGCCGCCAGCTGCGCGCGCGCCGACTCGAGGGCGTCGTAGAAATCCGTGCCCCCGCCTTCGGCCAGCCGCGGGATGGTGTCGGCCAGGCGCTTGCGATTCTCGCGCAGCCGGCGCAACGGCGCCAGCTCGAAGGGTTGCGAATCAAAGGCGATGACGCCGACTAGGTCCTGGTCCTTGAGCTGCTGGATTACCGCCAGCGCGGCCTCGCGCGCATAGCGCAGCTTCTCGCCGTCGCGCAGGTTGCGGGCCCGGCTGTTGTAACCCATGCTGTTGGAGCGGTCGATCAGTACGAACAGGCCCAGCGGCTCGCGTTCGCTGCGCTGCGGGCGCCGCGGCTCCAAGCTCACCGGCAGCAGCGACTCCAAGGCCGTGCGCTTGAAGCCGGCGTCGCCGAAGGTGCGCTCGCCGCCGATGACCACCAGCCCGCCGCCGAAATCCCGCACGTAGCGCTCCCACAGCGCCAGGCGTTTGGCGTCCAACCGCGCCGCCGCGGTGTCCTGCATGATCACACACTGATAGGCGAGCAGCTCATCGAGCCGCTCAGGCAGGCGCTCGGGGGTGCGCACCTCGACCACCATCCCCTTGCGTTCGAGCACCGCCGCCAGCGGCGAGTGCGGCGCCGAGGTGATCAGCAGCACGCGCGTCTTGCCCAGCACCATGAGGCTGGTCTCGCGCCGGTTGTTGGCCGTGATGTCGTCATCCGGCGCGCTCAACTCCGCCGCTAGCTGGTGGGCCCCAGCGCCGCTGATGCGATAGGGGATCTCGATCGCGTTCAAGCCCGTCTGCAACGTGACGCGCTCACTGCCCAGCGGCTGGCCGTCGGCGAACAGCGTCAGCTGCGCCGGGCCGGCCGCCGCCTGGTTGCGCGCGATCAGCCGCAGCGGAACGATCGCCGCTTCGCTCACCACCGGCGGCACCAGCAGCCGCAGCAGCGCCACGTCGCGGTGCAGCGCTTGCGGCGGAGCGGCGGCAAAGACGCGCACACCGCTGCGCCGGGCGCGGGCGATCGCTCGACTGCTGTCGCCACGGCTCTCAAGCCCATCGCTGAGCAAGATCACCCGCCGCTCGGCGTCGGGCGCCAGCAACGCCAGGCCGGCATCCAGACCACGCTCGATGTCGGTTGCCGGCGCCGCCAGCACGCGCGGCAACCCCTCCACCGGACTCGGGGGCGCGGGCGGACGCACCACCTCGGCCTCGCGCGCGAACGCCACCACCGCCAGCTCGTCGCTGGGCGCCAAGGCCGCGGCGAGTTCACTGAGATAGCGCGCCGCCCACTGTCGCCCCTGTTCATCGATGCTCGCCGACACATCCACCGCCGCCACCACCGACAAGCGCTCGCTCGGCAGCCGCGCCGTCAACGCCAGTCCGGCCAGCGCCAAGACCAGCAGGCTGAATGCCGCGATCCGCAAGGCCGTGGCAGCCCGTGGCACCCGGCGCCCGCGCACGAGCAGCACCGGCACCAACAGCAGTAACAGCAGCAGCCACGGCTGGCGTACCGTGACGCCGGCGGTTTCGAGGTGGGCAAAGAGGTAGGACAGCGTCGGTTCGACCATTGTCAGCGCACGCTCTTGCGCCAGCACCCCGCTCTCGCACCAGGCGGCGACACCGGCACTGGCCGGCGGTGAGGTCCGTTAGGTCTCCAGGGCATCATGTTGGGGAACGTGCGTCCGGCGCGGCTGAGCATCGAAGACCTACCTCCGCGTTGCCGCCAACCACTCCAGCAGCAACAGACCCGCGCCGCCGGCAAGCAGCCACCAGCCGAACTCGCGGCCGGGCCCGGTAGCGTCGACTGCCGCCCGCGCAGGCTCGATCGCCGGCGGCACCGAGAGCGATTGCTTGCCGGCGCGGCCGATGTCGGACTCTACCGGATCGAGGAAGTTGGCGTAGACGCTGCCGGCAACGCCGTCGGCGCTGATGCGATACTCGCCGGCGCTGAGCGGCTCCAGGCTGGCTGAGCCGCCCCGCCCGAGTTCGAGGCGCTGGCCATCGGGATCGATCGCCGTCACCGGCACGGGCGGCAGGTCGCTGAGCGAGACCACGCGGCCGGTCATCGTCGTCGTCACGGCATCACGCGGTGGTGCCAACCAACTCACCAAGTTGAGAAAGAACAACAAGAAGCTGACGTGGTCGCTGCTGAGCAAGCGCTCGGCTTCGAGATCGAAGGCAATGCAGGCGACCCGCTGCCCGTTCTGCTCGCCGGCAAAGGCGAGTGCGAACTCGCGTTCGGCCGTACGCGCGAGCAACAGCGGCTCGTGCCATTCCGCCGGTAGCACCACGTGCGCCCGCTGAATCGGCAACGCGGTCAGGGGCTGCAACCCGCCCAGGGCCGGGTGCCGGTCGTTCCAGTCGAGCAGCTCGACCCCGTGCACCGCGCCGGCGACTGCGAACAGCGGATTGCCCGGCGGCGGGTCTATGTACATGGCCGCCGCCGGGGGCGGCGTTGCGGGCACGAAGCGGTGGAAGATAACCACGTCAGCGCCGCCGGTGGCGCTGGGGGCGTAGGCCTCGGGGGCCAGCACGCCGAGCTGCAGCGCGGGCGTTGCTGCGGCAATCGTCTTGAGCTCGTCGGTCAAGGGGCCAGGCGCGGAGATCAATAACACCCGCATGGCGGCGAGCGGCCGAATCCACCCGAGCGCCTGGTTGTCGGCGGGCAGCGCGTCGCCACCGTCGACTTGCGCATCCAACTGCACGGTCACCCGACCCGGCCCCGGAAAGCCGCTGGCGTGAAACGAGCGTAGCTCGCGGGCCGGGATGCTGAAGCCGGTACGCAACACCGGGGTTTCCTCCAGCCGCACGGTCAGTACCCCTTGCCCTTCGCGATGTGAGAAGTTCTGCACCACCACGTTCGCGCGCGCCGCGGGCGCGTCCTCGAACCGGCCTTGGAAGATCTGCAAGCCGGTGATCGCCAGGTTGGCATCGGTTTCGCCGAACTGTTCGACTGCCAGCTCGCCGCGCGCTGCCGCCGCCTGCCAGCGCGGCGGCAGCTGGCTCGGCGGCAAGTCGGAGAACAGTTGGACCTCGGTCCCCACATCGGTGCGTTGGCGCGCACCGGCGGCCAGCGCCAACGCCAAGTCGAGTTGCGTACCGGTATCGGTCGGCCGCACGCCGTCGAGCGCGCGGGTGAACGCCGCGCGGTCGCGGGTGAAATCAGCCAAGACCTGCGGGCGTGATGCCGCCGTTATCAGCATCGCCTCGTCATCCGCGGGCAACGCTGCACAACGCCGGCGCAGCTCGGTACGCGCTGCCTCGAAGCGCGTGCCGCCGCTTTCTCGCGCCTGCATGCTCGCCGAGGTGTCGAGGATGAAGATGTGGCGGCGCGCCGCCGCCGCCGCCC from Deltaproteobacteria bacterium harbors:
- a CDS encoding VWA domain-containing protein; translation: MLAQERALTMVEPTLSYLFAHLETAGVTVRQPWLLLLLLLVPVLLVRGRRVPRAATALRIAAFSLLVLALAGLALTARLPSERLSVVAAVDVSASIDEQGRQWAARYLSELAAALAPSDELAVVAFAREAEVVRPPAPPSPVEGLPRVLAAPATDIERGLDAGLALLAPDAERRVILLSDGLESRGDSSRAIARARRSGVRVFAAAPPQALHRDVALLRLLVPPVVSEAAIVPLRLIARNQAAAGPAQLTLFADGQPLGSERVTLQTGLNAIEIPYRISGAGAHQLAAELSAPDDDITANNRRETSLMVLGKTRVLLITSAPHSPLAAVLERKGMVVEVRTPERLPERLDELLAYQCVIMQDTAAARLDAKRLALWERYVRDFGGGLVVIGGERTFGDAGFKRTALESLLPVSLEPRRPQRSEREPLGLFVLIDRSNSMGYNSRARNLRDGEKLRYAREAALAVIQQLKDQDLVGVIAFDSQPFELAPLRRLRENRKRLADTIPRLAEGGGTDFYDALESARAQLAATAVGTRHVILLTDGDTNRAAADHYPLIAALGQAAISVTTIRIGADTVNLTLLHDISAQTGGQFYHVQDAETLPELMLRDTSQRLVQAPRQEQQFLAQLGSPSQLLRGLEPQQMPPLSGYAYSRIKPGAEAVLAVTARDRTDPLLAVWQYGLGRVVAFTAGLGDDAETWVGWPGFGKLWSQVVHWTARDETPWDYAAAVHRRDGQLELVVRTFDGSFDGSLWARLHLSEEQTVDLALAASEPREFAARLPGLAAGRYALTIVKRRSERDVNQRTVVVTVPGEDEQVPEERFAPNADTALLARLSASTGGQLNAPVRELVARHAGTRQLARGLDDVLVPLVMALFLGDVAVRRLTRRVAE
- a CDS encoding VWA domain-containing protein, with protein sequence MGLLNPGALIFASLYAVLVLLYLWERVRRRLEVPSLLLWRSVPEDIVQARRFRPDWLFLLQLLLLAGLIAGLARPYLRDGRAAAAARRHIFILDTSASMQARESGGTRFEAARTELRRRCAALPADDEAMLITAASRPQVLADFTRDRAAFTRALDGVRPTDTGTQLDLALALAAGARQRTDVGTEVQLFSDLPPSQLPPRWQAAAARGELAVEQFGETDANLAITGLQIFQGRFEDAPAARANVVVQNFSHREGQGVLTVRLEETPVLRTGFSIPARELRSFHASGFPGPGRVTVQLDAQVDGGDALPADNQALGWIRPLAAMRVLLISAPGPLTDELKTIAAATPALQLGVLAPEAYAPSATGGADVVIFHRFVPATPPPAAAMYIDPPPGNPLFAVAGAVHGVELLDWNDRHPALGGLQPLTALPIQRAHVVLPAEWHEPLLLARTAEREFALAFAGEQNGQRVACIAFDLEAERLLSSDHVSFLLFFLNLVSWLAPPRDAVTTTMTGRVVSLSDLPPVPVTAIDPDGQRLELGRGGSASLEPLSAGEYRISADGVAGSVYANFLDPVESDIGRAGKQSLSVPPAIEPARAAVDATGPGREFGWWLLAGGAGLLLLEWLAATRR